A window of Mucilaginibacter paludis DSM 18603 contains these coding sequences:
- a CDS encoding RagB/SusD family nutrient uptake outer membrane protein, translated as MKKNYCNSMIFKTGIILVLLVLGTGCKKSFLDKEPLDAVSDATFWKTSADATLALNGCYNTGAGWSDEDFWSPKSLLILDLMAGDGSEKESIPDHVTDGTLNPSYWVTGAYWKNSYKRIATENNFLDHIGNVTMDASQKAIMIAEVRTLRAYEYFNLALYFGGVPLVQHVLTIAEANSVTRASQADVWAFVESELKASYPVLPHSRPDSENGRITSAAALGILGRLQMAEKKWADAAVSYKTVIDYNYYIVDPKFRQLFQQSSEFSHEFIMTSQYLKDVYSNVLFIYLTPETWGGWHQFSPFNELVKDYECTDGKTIDASPLYDKNNPYNNRDPRLDATIMISDRTVFRGTTFSSKPGTTLPDRLNEYPGVWSGYCIFKFLEDDATVGQLFNSGTNFPLIRYPEILLGYLESQLESGAPITQSLLDQTVNKVRGRAAVNMPAVTTTDATALRAIIRRERHVEFAFEGLRYYDCLRWGIIGSENNRQFTGMKLTNTPSSYTAYPVDADGYYVYKKRNFVTGKNELWPIPQSERDINKNLTQNPNY; from the coding sequence ATGAAAAAGAACTATTGCAATTCAATGATATTTAAAACAGGGATCATTCTTGTTTTGCTTGTGCTGGGCACGGGCTGTAAGAAGAGTTTCTTAGATAAGGAGCCTTTGGATGCCGTATCTGACGCCACCTTCTGGAAAACTTCGGCAGATGCTACCCTGGCCTTAAACGGCTGTTATAATACCGGTGCCGGTTGGTCTGACGAGGATTTCTGGTCGCCCAAATCGCTGCTGATACTCGACCTGATGGCTGGCGACGGCTCGGAAAAAGAATCTATACCTGATCATGTAACCGACGGAACGTTAAACCCCTCTTATTGGGTTACCGGTGCCTATTGGAAAAACTCCTATAAAAGGATTGCTACCGAAAATAATTTCCTGGATCACATCGGCAACGTTACGATGGACGCCTCGCAAAAAGCGATTATGATTGCCGAGGTGCGCACGCTCAGGGCCTACGAATATTTTAACCTGGCCTTATATTTTGGCGGCGTGCCGCTGGTGCAGCATGTGCTCACTATTGCCGAAGCAAACAGTGTAACCCGCGCATCACAGGCGGATGTTTGGGCCTTTGTTGAATCGGAACTGAAAGCGAGCTACCCGGTATTGCCTCATTCAAGGCCTGATAGTGAAAACGGCCGCATCACATCGGCAGCTGCTTTAGGCATATTGGGAAGGTTGCAAATGGCAGAGAAAAAATGGGCTGATGCCGCTGTTAGCTATAAAACCGTTATCGACTACAATTATTATATTGTTGATCCTAAATTCAGGCAGCTTTTTCAGCAATCGAGCGAATTTAGCCATGAGTTCATCATGACTTCGCAATACCTTAAGGATGTATACAGCAATGTGCTGTTTATATACCTTACCCCCGAAACCTGGGGCGGTTGGCACCAGTTTTCACCTTTTAACGAACTGGTGAAGGATTATGAATGTACAGATGGCAAAACCATCGATGCATCTCCTTTGTATGATAAAAATAACCCTTACAATAACCGCGACCCCAGGCTGGACGCAACCATCATGATATCAGACCGTACCGTTTTCAGAGGCACAACCTTCAGTTCGAAGCCGGGTACAACCCTGCCCGACAGGCTGAATGAGTATCCGGGAGTGTGGAGCGGTTATTGCATTTTTAAATTTCTGGAAGACGATGCTACCGTGGGTCAATTGTTTAATTCTGGAACCAATTTTCCGCTGATCCGGTATCCCGAAATTCTTTTAGGTTACCTGGAATCACAGCTCGAATCAGGCGCGCCAATAACGCAATCGTTACTTGATCAAACCGTTAATAAGGTAAGAGGGCGAGCCGCCGTTAACATGCCTGCCGTAACCACCACGGATGCTACTGCTTTGCGGGCCATCATCAGGAGGGAGCGCCATGTAGAGTTTGCTTTTGAAGGACTCCGGTATTATGATTGTCTTCGCTGGGGTATTATCGGGTCAGAAAATAACCGCCAGTTCACCGGTATGAAACTTACTAATACGCCTTCATCCTATACGGCTTACCCGGTTGATGCCGATGGCTATTATGTTTACAAGAAAAGGAATTTTGTGACCGGAAAAAATGAATTGTGGCCAATACCGCAATCAGAACGGGATATCAATAAAAACCTGACCCAGAACCCTAATTATTAA